The following is a genomic window from Cygnus olor isolate bCygOlo1 chromosome 11, bCygOlo1.pri.v2, whole genome shotgun sequence.
ttgaaagttatATAGATCACAAACTATCCATGTAAGGTGAATCCCAACATGTCTCAGCTTTATGAAACCTTTTCCTTCATCCAATAGAAACGTGCATGCTGCTGAACAGCTTGAATCAAAAAATAGATGCCCCAAATGAGGAAGTCTGCCACAGATGCATGAATTGTGATACTGTTGTTTGGAAGTGAAAGACAACAAGATTTCACCTTTTGGAGCATGGATTCGAAATCCACTGTGGTTGTAACTGgtaagattttttattttcttcttcttttagcTAGAGATAGTATGCACACATACTTGATCTCTGTCATAAACAGTTCCCCGGAGGGAAAAACAGTAGCAAATGGTCATACTAACAattccaaatggaaaataacttaCTACTGTGCCTTCTTAAGAAAATCAGATATATGTCAGAGGAAACAGACTGCAGTATGCCCTCTTCACTGCCATCCAGTTTGGTTTGTTGTTCATTCTCTCCATGTTTTAGTCTTTGTTGACATTCTCTCTGATCCAAACCACGTAGCTCAAGGCAGTGCAGGCTAGCATTAGATAAAGCTTACCCAAAAGGAGCTCTAAAGCAATAAAACCAGGTTGCATCACAATGTCACATACTCAGTGTCCAGAATTAGAGCAACACATGGCAAGTTTCAGGGTCTCAGATTCATGGCAAGGTAAGGGAAATTTAAACAGGAGATGCTACCTCATTGCCGCTAAACTAGaccattaaattaaatatatcaaaagaGCATGCCTGCACATGCAGCACAAGGGAcagaatttctctttctcttgctgGCTATAACTGCTGCTGAATTACAGTGACAGAAACACCAGCTAGAGACTcctgagattttaaaaaggttaAAGCTCTTAAGGAATGCTGCTGCTCGCTATTCCTCTCATTGCCACTGGCTCATTTAAAGGCAATCATTACACATATCTTGACATGTGAGTTGCTGGATAATTTTCCAGTGCGGGTCATCTGAGGACAAAGGAATGAGGTTGAAGCTACATCAAAGAGATCTGCATCTTGCTGTTTTCAattaaacacttcttttttttaatggctccAAGATGAGCAGAACTAGTTTGTCTTGCTCCAAACAACTGCAGTTGAAATGAATGGGAGTACAGGAGAGAGCAAGAGGTATTTGCTAACCTCTTAAAAGGCTGGCAACCTGGCTCTCTCCTATGATATTTATAGCATATAACCTTGATGGGCACGCTTCTTTAGcaccttattttttcttcctctccttacATAGCCATTTACATGCAGAAATATACTCGTTCAAATGGTTTCAGACTAGTGTGTCCCATTAGAGACACAGGTGCATCTTTAAGCTATTACAGAGATTATCACAGCATGCCTCTGTCACATTTTCACCTGCTCATAATATAAACCTGCTGGCACCGAGCCCAGTTTGTTATATAGTGCCTAATAATATTGAGCCAGTTAGCTCTTCAAGTTGTTGCAGGTATGTCAGTACTGTACAACTCTCCTACAtttactcatttctttttgtagaaCAACTTTATCCCAAATGGTGGTTTCTTAAGGCCAAGACTGAGATGCATGTGTTTGTGACCTACTTAATAACTGTATTATAATTCTACTGTTCCACACGCACACAGGTACACAAACATACACAGCAGCTTCAGAATGAAGTGAGTGTCTCCCTAATTTCCCTCTGAAAGTGGAGTGGGACTAGTCAGATATTTTTTGTTCCCTGTGAATGTGAAATGCATGCTATTTCCCCtattccctctcctccccctaGTACAAACTTAAGCCTGAGGAAATCATTGTCAAAAGTACTAGCACCATCAGGCTTTTCataatattaaagagaaaatagtgAGCAGTTATGAAGTAAGTATCAACAAATTAAGAAATGCTTAAAATCTAACATTAATTATTAAAGCTGTCATAAACCTACAATTTAGGCTTAATTGTTCCCACATACAAGTAACTTGCAAAGTAACAAATGTTACAAAAAGTTACAAAACAAGTtactaaaaaaaagttacaaaaaaaagttacaaaacaaaacaaaagttacaAACAAGTAACGTGCAAAACAGCAATCATATGCTGTAAGTATTTATTTGTCCATTtgtagatttttaaatatttaaaaagtgaagcaTTAAAACCATTTCACAAACTAGTTTTCCTGCCACCCAGTATCAAAGACCTGCCAACACAATGGACTGAGAACAGTAATTGAGATTAATAAAGATAGTGGGAGTATTCCATCAAACTCTTTCATGATAAAATGCCCATCTAggtcaaaatgatttttttctttttattaaagaatcttttttttttttttaattgtaaaattaaatatagtACTTTGGATTTAAAGagtccttttccctttcccctctcttttcctGTGGGGAACAAGTGATGAAAGATTTTGCCCAGTACCACAAAAAGCACGTTTTCCCTgatggaaaactgaattttctgttaCCTgggattcaaaaaaaaattccaaataaaATCCAATTTTACTCTTTCAAACACGCATGCCTTCATCTTCATGAGCCTTAACAATAAGAATAGTACGTTGACAGTGACCTGGGAGTATTTGACACCAGTTCATTTAGTAGTGGTATTTCTGCAGTGGATGATATCATCGTCACCCAAATCATCACTTACATGAACCGTCCCACTGGCTCCAGTACATTTACCAACTTCAGTTAAGGACATTGCATAAGGAAGCCTTGACATGAATGAAGATTGTGGGATTAGTTCTTATGGCAGcacatgcaaaaatgaaaatgctattCCCCTAAATGTTACAAAGGGAGAAAGTACTATCTAAGAAAATGTCAACCtccataaacaaaaatattataacaaagaacaaaatgaggGTGCATACATGTCACGTAATCTAAACTTGCAGTGCAAACATAGGTTAaaagcacctttttttcctttccaggttTTGGTCCCTTTAGACAACACCTGGTTAATTCTAGCTGGGAAGCAGTGAAGGTAAGCATAACaaaaaagggagggaggtgttttatattttgtggAGATCCAACCATAAACTGTTTCAAGGCTTTCTATTCCCTTCTAGAAACTTACTTCTCATGTCTTATTAAATAGAATTGTGCCTCTTAGAAAAGACCCCCCAACATGGAGGGAAGAGAATAATTAAGTGAACATcatttgcaagattttttttttcaaaatattatttaaaaaattgaggacttgttttttccccatgggaATGGTGCCGTATCTGCAACTAATGCATACACCACAGTTTATCTCTGTCTTCTGTAAACAGGCCATTCTGTACCACAATGCATTTTATCATGTCTAACGTGAATTCCTTCTCATACAAGTGTAGCCTGAGGGGAGTATGGTCTATTAGAGGAACTGAAATaagtctgtaaatatttaaatccaTCTGGACACTGGAAtgaaaaaggcagcttttgccttttttttgacGTGAAAAAGTACTAGTGGTGACAGAAAGATGATGGCCCTACAGTACTATGACTGTATTACATTTTTTGGTGACAGCTACTGAGGATCTGTCTTCAAAGTGAAGTGCAGTCGAGGCAAGATGATGGAAAAACAAGGAACTAGTAACTTTTTCCAAAGAGCAAAGCTATAGCAACTCCACCAACCCATACAGATTTTCTATTCTAGCTTTGCTGGGATAGGAACACCGAGTGCAAGTTGGTGTTTGGAAGAATAGATCTATTATCCACTCAAAGTCATGAGGGACTAGTCATGAGTTATCCCTGTAGGctaacaagaaacaaaaatacttctgttacACCTTTCCACACCCCAGCCATCACAGGAGATCCATAAATTATCTCAACTCCAACTTGACATGTGCCCTAAACCACAAATATTTGTCAGTTGACAATGTTTGTACTCATTATCTCCTGATTCCTATTGGTTCTAATTTTGGACACAATATCATCCGCttcttattgaaaataaaacatgttcttTATCTGCAAGCAAAACAGCCTAAAGCCAAAACGCACTGATGAGATGAGTTTTCTGTAACAATGCCATGCACTTGCTATGCGAGGAAGTTATATAACATGGACTACAGCATTCCATAATGAAACAGATGTCAGTCCTTGTGTATGAAGGATAATGAATCCATTTCCCTCTGGTGTGACACCCTCTGTgtggaattaatttttattcatgCTGGTCATGCTGCTTTGGTTTCCTATTCCCTGGCAAAGGTAGTTAATCCAAACAATTCAGGGAAATTTGCTGCAAATCTGGAAGTACTTTGAATTTTGATAGGCTTTTCCATACTCAATAGCAATCTCATGGTATTGTTCATTGGGCTTGTTCACATGAGTAGTCCAATGGTCTTCAGGAAGCTCATGCACAGATATTAAAGATAGCAAAATGTAGACTTGGCTTGTGGTTCCTGCATGGATCACTAACGTCACATAAAGTCCTCCTGCTGACTCTCTTTTCTGAGAATTAAGCAAGAATACGCTCAAACTCGTCATCAAGAAAGAACTGAGCAGTCAGACCAGAGCTACTGAACAGGATTATGCAGGCTTAATGGTTGTGTAGCATTATCCAGAACTATCCTAATTAGTACCTCAAAATGAATTGACACTTACCGAAAGCCAGGATACCATTGCAGTCTCAGTGATGTTGCAACACTGATATCTATTGTCTTAAGACTTGATATCCCAGGCAGGTCCTCACACCAAAAGCACCTCAAATCCTGTAGAAGTACGTGTATTGGGAGTCCTAGAATCCTAATTCTCAAAGGACAGCCTTACCCTCCATGCCTTTAGGAATGGAGCCTTTGCCAAAGAGCAATGGCTTCACTTTTGGGAGAAACACTCGCTCTTACACACATATGCTTGCTTAAAATCACTGTTGCTAGCTTCACTGCAGGATGCTTTTTCACTCTCCACTTTGCTGATGGGATCAGCAATTTTCCTGAATCTCTTTTCTTGCTGTAGGATGGATCAGAGATTTATCCAGTGAGCACACAGCCATTCCAATAGTTGCATCCCTTCCATGCCCCTTCACTGGGCACTCCAAAAAATGGTTGTGCCATGTTGTTTCTCTTACAAATTAACTATTTACTACCTCAGATTTGGTGGAAAAGCTAATTTCCGTTTTCTGACATCTCCAAGAAACAGATGATAAGTGTTAATAAGACTTTACCGATCTCTGTTTCTGCTGGTTTAGAAAGAGCATTTGTTCTGAGTTCTTGGAATTCTTATTGATACTATGTACCAGTGCATTGTCCCGCCTTGCCTCTTTCataacatggaaataaaatattcaaagcatGCGAGGCGTACCCTGCTATGTTTGCATTAATCCAAGGTCTCTTCGCAGCACAGGAAGCCTCGCACACAAGGCATGCATCAGCATCACATCTATAGAGCTCTCTCATTCCTTAGCAAGTGCCCCTCTTGAGTGTTTAGGGAAAAGGAGAATCAAAAGGATCTGAAAGTACAGGTGAACCCGTCAATTCAGGGTCACTGAGAAAAGCTTCATAGCTTTTATAGACGGTGTCACATGGCCCAACATGGCTGTCTAGCACTAGAAGGACAGCTTCTCTTCTAGAAACCTGTCTCACTAAGTTTTTCATGGTTCTCATAAGTCCATTCACCTGAAATACCCTTCTAAAATATGCATGAAATCTCTACCAGCAGCACTTTTAACTCTCGAAGCACAGAACAGTCTCCCTAGATGAAAACTCCACCAAGCATTTACTCCACAGTTGCAGACAGACCGAACTGAGATATTACGATGTGCTCTTCAGTACCACATGGGACCCTCAGAATCTCAGATCCCCTGAATTGTTTATTCTGTGTTACAGACTGGTGGTCCCACCAATACCCCTTGATCTGACCCTGTTTCTGTGTCTCCTCCAGAAACTCCCCTCTGTTACTTGGCAGCTAAAAAAGCGTAGCAGGACAATCTACCATCAAGGTCGAAGTCCCCAGTTAATAGAGCACAAATGCAAGTTGAGTGACAACATTCACAGCAATTAAACTGTTAGTGCAAAGAACAGGTCACATTTCCAACTGCTTCTGGGAACTATGTTTGCTATCAGGAGATGAGGATCAGATCTCTGAGAGCAGTTTTTCATCCTGCCACTGGCCATGTGGTCTTTGGAAATTTGTCATTTAATCTCTCTCGCTCCCTCTCTGCTTTAGTTTCATCATCTGTGAAACTAAGACATTGCTATTCAGCTCCTCCATTGCTGTTCTGGAACTTTCTTACATCCCTGAAGCTTTAAAGAGGTATCTACaggagtaaaagaaaacaaaacaaaacacaaacaaacaaaacctgcaacCAAAAAAACCTTTGCAACATGATTGCAGACTGACTGGGTCAACGGatatctgtgtttttctttctgcaccaACACATGCCTTTTTGAATGAGGTTCACAAAATTAACACACACAACATAACTCCCCACCCCCCGACTTCCAGGCAATCCAAATCAGTGGAAACTCAAGCAAACTCTGTGAAATTTCCTGGAGTTTTCTAAATGTTTAGGTTGCTTGTAACACCCAGTGTGACACACAACCACTGCTTCTGAGCTCAACTGTTCTGTGCAAATCACCTCTGTTTGGAGAGGGCTACGTAGGGACGTGGGCCAGAGCTCCACTGAATTGGGACTATGATCACAACTCACCATCGCTCCATGTTGTCAGCTGATAATGCTGGATTCCATTTCCCTTTTAGAAAAACATTCCAACAACAAACCTTTATGCTTTCTTTCGAACCACTTTTCCCACAAAAATGTCCTCCAAAACTTCTGTCATCCCTCaacatttcctttgctgtttcagTTACAACAGACACACTTGTTTACTGAATTAATTCACCAATGTGAGCTCTTTAGTTTCCAGATCCAGTCTTCCTCTCTAACCATCTTCAGTCTCTCAccttaaatgcaaaaaatatttaggttGTTCCTTGTCTCAGCCTTAACCATTTCGGTTGTTCCATTCACACAACATCTGGTCTAATGGTGTGCAAGTCCGTGGTTAGGATTCCTAGACAACAGAGTAATATACATTATTGACAACATGCTGGAATTTCGTGGGACGAAGCAAACTATCTGTCTTTGACACAAATTCCCAGCTCTGGGCTACCGGCCAGCTTCTGATTTTGTTCTGCACAAAAAGTATTCCTGCATTTTTCCTGTGACAAATGGTGACAACAGAATGTCAGTCCAGACAGCGCAAGAGGAAAATAGCCTAACAACTCTTCTCTTGTCTCCAAATTCTGTACCAAAGTTATGGATAGCCAAGGACTTTAAGCCTTACAGTTAAAAAGGAAGAAtctcattaaatattaaaattaaagatgtttgagaaaataaaatgctaattgTGAACCAgctggggttttcttttttggaagcTAAGACACAGTGCAGCATTCTTAAGCAAGATGATGCAATGGCCTCTCGAAGACTGTCAGCGcccagaggaaaaaaggctGGCAGTGTTCTCTAGATGTGTTTACTTCCCTGCAGGCATTGTTTCCTTGCTTGTGTCAAATAGTTTATTGAGCACAGCTAATCAATGTTTCCGCTGACAAGAAAATTGGAACAGTTTATATAGGAAGTCAGCATTGAAGGGCAAATTTCCCAGTTAACACAGCTTAGAACTGTGGGCCCCATCCGTACAAGTATCCTTattaagaaaggaaagcttGAGGAAACAATAACATTGACAAAAAAGTTACAAATTTCTTGGTATAATCAGATACTGCTGCTACTGCCTTCTTGCCTAGGTCCTCCTTAGAAGCTCAGAAAATCTGTACCCTCCTTTGGAAGCGGTCTACTAAGATGCAACAGGAATTTTCAACCACCATTTTACTTCTCTGGGACAGCTTTCTGCCTCAGATGCATTCTTTCTGCATCCTGCCATTGCAAGTATTCTACCTTCTACTTAGAGACCTATGCCTTGTTCCACTGACAAAACAATTTCAAGTCTTTTCCACATGACATTCATCCTTGACTATTCTCCAGGACATCTTCCAACCATCTGGCCAACCTGCTGTTTTCAAGAAtgcctttgtttctttcacCTCAAACCTGAGcacaatttttgtttcctttgggaGAGGACCCTATGCAGAACTGCAACTAAATGACAGAGAGATAACATTCcaataaataacatttccttcttttaccGGGGAAACATATTCTAGACCAAAACGCAATTAAACCCTTTCTAAGTGTGACCTCGTACTGACAGTACAGCAGAGGTTACCAGAAGCAGTTCAAGCCAACAGATGGCACATCACCTGAGTGACAGCTCGTGAATTCTCCCTCATTTGTCTCCAGAAGCACAGGTTTATCTACTAGGTCTTCATGAGGAACAGCTCTTAACTGTATCAAAGCATAATAGACACTTTCAGCATGGATCTTTTCTGagaatttctgcatttcatgcTTCCCCATTGAGCAGTCCCTAAGCAGTAGGAATTACACAAACCACCCACTGGACACGGAGCATCCCTTTGGAAAATACAACAGTGGGTCAACACAGATGTGACACTAGGGAACAATGGGGCTAGGAAACAATGCATTACAATGTTCTTCCATGTGTTTTCTCAGTTGGATCAGCCCGATTTCTTTCGTCACAGTGAGAAATCCAATGTTCTTACATCCTCAACATCcatcatgtttttttgtttgatttgacatattttatttttcgtATTTATAGGAGCTGTCCAAGAGAGGCCTTGGTAAAACCATAGATCTCCGTATCACGCAACTGCCAGTGGTTTACCAAAAAGCAAAGGAGCAAGTCTTCAAGATATGGACAACTCTTCAGCCACTAGTGAGTAGTTAGTTACAAGGTTGGGCaatctttctcttaatttctgaATAATACTATTTTCAGTGgatctttaaaaagatttctaaaaGATTATTGCACAACATGCATCAGACAACTCTGGATAGCGACTATTAAAACAGTGATAAAGGTTTCAAACTGAACTTTGGAGCACACAGTAATTAGCATGCTGCTTTAACTCTGTGCCATTTAAACAGCAGAATTGCATgcagaacaaagtaaaaaatatcCACCATAAATTGCatggtgcaaaaaaaaaaaaatgtactgaagcATTGAAGTCCCGAGTTGACTAgacacaacaaaaaaacaaactaaagcacaattttgttctcatttataATCTCTTATCAAAGTTTTCTTTAGGCATGAGCTACAGCAAGACTCCCTACCTCGAAGCTAGTATTTCACATAATGCTTGGCACTATTAcattacatgtttttaaaaaacaggtctcatttttaatttcctgttatTCACTCCGGTGGGAAAAACCAGCTTACTGTTCATGTTGGGCTGGCTTCATCCGCCAAAGCAATCATCATCCTTGAGCAGTGTGGGAAGAACAAAGGCTACAAAGAGATGGATGCTTGTGGTTTTCACCCAGAAGGTGGCTGTTGCATGCTAGATGGTCCGGAAAAGATTGAATCTACAATTAATATGAAGACTCtctggaaaaacatttcagtggaaGGGATTGATATAATCTTTTCCAGAGATGCGGGAAGGTAAACATTGCATATCGGGGTCTCAGAGTAAAAGCAGAAGTAAGTCAGCCAGCTCATTTAACCTTGAAGAATCTTTGCAATGACTTTTCCTCCAACCAAAATCACTTTGAAACAAGGTCTTCAAGTGGCACAAGTATGAAACTAGGATAAATTCAAATTCTGTGTAGAAAAGCCTTAGTGAAAAACTACAGTCagtagatgtttttttccatggatTTATGAATTCCAAAGGAAACAAGTTTCAACATAGCACACCCTGTGATTAGCAACCCCAGTAAACCTGTGCTATTAGAGAGTCTGAAAGCAATACTGACTAGTAGCAGATTTTAATCTATCTTTCCCAACTGGGAGGGatacaaaatgtaaatacatacaccgaagaacaaaacaattacAAGTAGCTTTAGAACACTGTCTGTGATCTCATCATGTGTAGCAGTAGTACTGAAGcaattttctattaaaatttcttcatttaaaagaaaaacaaaaacaaacaaaaaaagatcattCTTATTTTTAGTAGCTTATCTTGGCCTGTGCTTTCAGGATTTGGGTCTCCAAGCTAAAAAGTAGGGTgataagggaaggaaaaaaaaaaaaaaaagaaaagaaacaatctcACCAT
Proteins encoded in this region:
- the PGPEP1L gene encoding pyroglutamyl-peptidase 1-like protein isoform X1, which encodes MDSKSTVVVTGFGPFRQHLVNSSWEAVKELSKRGLGKTIDLRITQLPVVYQKAKEQVFKIWTTLQPLLTVHVGLASSAKAIIILEQCGKNKGYKEMDACGFHPEGGCCMLDGPEKIESTINMKTLWKNISVEGIDIIFSRDAGRYICDYTYYASLYYGNGRAAFIHVPPLSKSVTADSLGKALQTIILEMLKQCGEEKE
- the PGPEP1L gene encoding pyroglutamyl-peptidase 1-like protein isoform X2 — translated: MDSKSTVVVTGFGPFRQHLVNSSWEAVKELSKRGLGKTIDLRITQLPVVYQKAKEQVFKIWTTLQPLCGKNKGYKEMDACGFHPEGGCCMLDGPEKIESTINMKTLWKNISVEGIDIIFSRDAGRYICDYTYYASLYYGNGRAAFIHVPPLSKSVTADSLGKALQTIILEMLKQCGEEKE